In Parus major isolate Abel chromosome 3, Parus_major1.1, whole genome shotgun sequence, the following are encoded in one genomic region:
- the LOC107202042 gene encoding toll-like receptor 2, translated as MRILPGCLHFYFIPFLLSRAHGFLMWRTIPPFLVYNYSYSNLSSVSEAQAPKTARALNFSHNIIDKITKRDLEGFDWLEVLDLSYNQIRAVEPGAFQSLLSLVSVDLSFNDQKLLLSDLPPHLKLSPAGKAQGSLQISRNSGKSSGAALEPSAPTEKLSHSGVLSLLQILSPRLRRSTGNILRRGERNTTALPTATPEPTLCGTPINGTLDLSHSNLTQDELMVKLDENLCQAQLGRILELDISHNNVEMDLLSLISLFFPMENTLSIDASFNKLTINILDAEFFCKFPSHQLLFLNISNNPINSLDTLCLPPSIKEIDLSFTNISRIPLNFAAKLFNLEKMYVQGNHFIYTAFPESGNTLPMCAPPPGTVHISAISFVRNEAGTPIGSLPEKVKHLEMSNCSIVELPEWFADTVEELLFLDLSSNHISVLPNFPPSLQHLDISNNDIKLIHPSLKSLSSLTVFRIQNNKVMDIPMEYFPSALRKCDFSKNKVKVLSLTSVLQKLEHLNVSGNQITRLEPAGRLSALSSLDSSHNLIPELPDAFGESLPGLKYLNLSGNKISFLQRGSLPASLVELDISDNAITTIVEATFGPLTSLRVLTVQGEHFFCTCDLYWFVNVYLHEPQLEIRGRGAVRCSFPPEHRGLLVGSSRLTLLRCSLGVQLAVTAGAAGLAVLALTALCWRLDGPWYIRMGWYWCMAKRKQYEKRPENKLFDAFVSYSEHDAHWTKENLLEKLENDGFRICYHERDFKPGHPVLGNIFYCIENSHKVLFVLSPSFVNSCWCQYELYFAEHRVLNENLDSLIMIVLEDLPPHSIPQKFSKLRKLLRRKTYLKWSLEEHKQKMFWHQLKAVLKTTNEPLVRAENGSTLEMQELE; from the coding sequence aTGAGGATCCTTCCTGGCTGCCTTCATTTCTACTTCATTCCTTTCTTACTCAGCAGAGCACATGGATTCCTAATGTGGAGAACAATTCCACCCTTCCTGGTTTATAACTACTCCTATTCAAATCTCTCCTCTGTCTCAGAAGCACAAGCTCCAAAAACAGCAAGAGCTCTCAATTTCTCACACAATATCATCGATAAAATTACCAAGAGAGACTTGGAAGGATTTGACTGGCTGGAAGTTCTGGACTTATCCTACAATCAGATCAGGGCTGTTGAGCCTGGAGCATTCCAGAGTCTGCTCAGTCTGGTTTCTGTGGATTTATCATTTAATGATCAGAAGCTGCTTCTGTCAGATCTCCCACCCCACCTGAAGCTCTCACCTGCTGGCAAAGCTCAGGGGTCTTTGCAGATTTCCAGGAATTCTGGCAAATCctcaggggctgctctggagcctTCTGCTCCCACTGAGAAGCTGTCACATTCTGGAGTTCTGTCTCTCCTGCAAATCCTTAGCCCCAGGCTCAGGAGAAGCACAGGGAATATTCTTCGGAGGGGAGAGAGGAACACAACAGCCCTTCCCACGGCCACACCTGAGCCCACCCTCTGCGGAACTCCCATCAACGGGACACTCGACCTGTCCCACAGCAACCTCACCCAGGACGAGCTGATGGTAAAACTGGATGAGAACCTCTGCCAagcccagctgggcaggatTTTGGAGCTTGACATCAGTCACAACAATGTGGAAATGGATCTTCTGTCACTGATTTCCCTGTTCTTCCCAATGGAAAACACTCTGTCCATCGACGCCAGTTTCAACAAGTTAACCATTAACATCCTGGATGCTGAGTTCTTCTGTAAGTTCCCATCCCACCAGCTTTTGTTCCTAAACATCAGCAACAACCCCATCAACAGCCTGGATACGCTGTGCCTCCCTCCCAGCATCAAGGAAATTGATTTGTCCTTCACCAACATCAGCCGAATACCTCTGAATTTTGCTGCAAAACTGTTTAACTTGGAGAAAATGTATGTTCAAGGAAACCATTTCATCTACACAGCATTCCCAGAAAGCGGGAATACGCTTCCAATGTGTGCCCCTCCCCCTGGAACCGTACACATCAGTGCCATCTCCTTTGTCAGGAACGAGGCTGGGACACCCATTGGAAGCCTTCCCGAGAAAGTGAAACACCTGGAGATGTCCAACTGCTCCATTGTGGAACTGCCAGAGTGGTTTGCTGACACAGTGGAAGAACTGTTATTTCTGGACCTCAGCAGCAACCACATTTCTGTACTTCCCAATTTCCCACCCTCCCTGCAGCATCTCGACATCAGCAACAACGACATCAAACTCATCCACCCCAGCCtgaaatccctctccagcttaACTGTATTTAGGATTCAAAATAACAAAGTTATGGATATACCCATGGAGTATTTTCCATCAGCCttaagaaaatgtgattttagtaaaaataaagtgaagGTGTTGTCCTTAACTTCTGTCCTGCAGAAACTGGAACATCTCAACGTTTCTGGGAACCAGATCACACGTCTGGAGCCTGCCGGCCGCCTTTCTGCACTGAGCAGCCTGGACAGCAGCCACAACCTGATCCCTGAGCTGCCCGATGCCTTTGGGGAATCCCTCCCAGGGCTCAAGTATTTGAATCTATCAGGGAATAAGATCTCCTTTCTGCAGCGTGGCTCTCTGCCAGCTTCTCTGGTCGAGCTGGACATCAGTGACAACGCCATCACGACCATCGTGGAGGCCACGTTCGGCCCGCTGACGAGCCTCAGGGTTCTGACTGTTCAAGGGGAGCATTTTTTCTGCACCTGTGACCTGTACTGGTTTGTGAACGTCTACCTCCACGAGCCCCAGCTGGAGATCAGGGGCAGGGGGGCCGTGAGGTGCAGCTTTCCCCCAGAGCACCGGGGCTTGCTGGTGGGCAGCAGCCGCCTGACGCTGCTGCGCTGCTCCCTGGGTGTCCAGCTGGCCGTGACCGCCGGCGCCGCCGGCCTGGCCGTGCTGGCCCTCACCGCGCTGTGCTGGCGGCTGGACGGGCCCTGGTACATCAGGATGGGCTGGTACTGGTGCATGGCCAAGAGGAAGCAGTACGAGAAGAGGCCAGAAAACAAACTCTTTGATGCCTTCGTCTCGTACAGCGAGCACGACGCCCACTGGACCAAAGAGAActtgctggaaaagctggaaaatgacGGGTTCAGGATATGTTACCATGAGAGGGATTTCAAACCAGGGCATCCTGTGCTTGGGAACATTTTTTACTGCATAGAGAACAGCCATAAAGTGCTTTTTGTTCTCTCTCCCAGCTTTGTGAACAGCTGCTGGTGCCAGTATGAGCTGTATTTTGCTGAACACCGGGTCCTGAATGAAAACCTGGATTCCCTCATCATGATTGTGCTGGAAGATCTTCCaccccacagcatcccacagaaATTCAGCAAACTCAGGAAACTGCTGAGAAGGAAAACCTACTTGAAGTGGAGCCTTGAGGAacacaagcagaaaatgttCTGGCATCAGCTAAAAGCTGTCCTAAAAACAACCAACGAGCCACTGGTGAGAGCGGAGAATGGATCCACTCTGGAAAtgcaggagctggaatga
- the GPR75 gene encoding probable G-protein coupled receptor 75: MNGSGRLPAGPAEQLGTNGSSPAELREGTHAATLAACASLLTLVFCLGSYGNLIVLLSFFDPALRKFRTDFDFMILNLSFCDLFICGVAAPMFAFVLFFGPARGVPGTFCFTFHLTSSGFIIMSLKTVAVIALHRLRMVLGKHPHRAASAPCSLLLTLLLWAASFTLATLATLRSRGSRLCLPMASLPSGQGRLILYLYVTDFICCVAVVSVSYVMIAQALRRNARARKGPPAVAVGTPRAQPFAGPGAVPALYRTQSCTKPPHGHAKLAGRLPLASAVNLATAKDSKAVVTCVVIVLSVLVCCLPLAISLVQDMLSGSGGFVLYQFELCGFTLIFFKSGLNPFIYSRNSAGLRRRVLWCLQYVALVFFCCKHKTRLRAMGKGSLEVNRNKSSHHETNSAYMLSPKPQKKGLEQACGASHSKDSVLSPKASAGQQHYGHSSSTPMNTRIEPYYSVYNSSPSAEVSTPHSLQPAGFAFAKPCIPALHPSGSAGRDIPLPSV, translated from the coding sequence ATGAACGGGTCAGGGCGGCTGCCGGCCGGGCCCGCGGAGCAGCTGGGCACGAACGGCAGCAGCCCCGCGGAGCTGCGGGAGGGCACCCACGCCGCCACGCTGGCCGCCTGCGCCTCCCTGCTGACCCTCGTCTTCTGCCTCGGCTCCTACGGCAACCTCATCGTGCTGCTCTCCTTCTTCGACCCGGCCCTCCGGAAATTCCGCACCGACTTCGACTTCATGATCCTCAACCTCTCCTTCTGCGACCTCTTCATCTGCGGCGTGGCCGCCCCCATGTTCGCCTTCGTCCTGTTCTTCGGCCCGGCCCGCGGCGTGCCGGGCACCTTCTGCTTCACCTTCCACCTCACCAGCTCCGGCTTCATCATCATGTCGCTCAAGACGGTGGCGGTGATCGCTCTGCACCGGCTGCGCATGGTGCTGGGCAAGCACCCGCACCGCGCCGCCTCCGCGCCCTGCTCGCTGCTGCTCACGCTGCTGCTCTGGGCCGCCAGCTTCACCCTGGCCACGCTGGCCACGCTCCGCAGCCGCGGCTCCCGcctctgcctgcccatggccagCCTGCCCAGCGGACAGGGCAGGCTCATCCTCTACCTCTACGTTACCGACTTCATCTGCTGCGTGGCCGTGGTGTCCGTGTCCTACGTGATGATCGCCCAGGCCCTGCGCAGGAACGCGCGGGCGAGGAAGGGCCCGCCCGCGGTGGCCGTGGGCAcccccagggctcagccctTCGCGGGGCCCGGGGCCGTGCCCGCCCTGTACAGGACCCAGAGCTGCACCAAGCCACCCCACGGCCATGCCAAGCTCGCCGGCCGGCTCCCGCTGGCCTCGGCCGTCAACCTGGCCACGGCCAAAGACTCCAAGGCGGTGGTGACGTGCGTGGTCATCGTGCTCTCCGTCCTGGTGTGCTGCCTGCCCCTGGCCATCTCCTTGGTGCAGGACATGCTGTCCGGCAGCGGTGGCTTTGTGCTCTACCAGTTTGAGCTGTGTGGGTTTACGCTCATTTTTTTCAAGTCGGGATTAAATCCCTTTATATATTCCCGGAACAGCGCGGGGCTGCGGAGACGCGTGCTCTGGTGCCTGCAGTACGTGGCCCTGGTCTTTTTCTGCTGCAAGCACAAGACGAGGCTTCGAGCCATGGGCAAAGGCAGCCTGGAGGTCAACAGGAACAAGTCGTCCCACCACGAGACCAACTCAGCCTACATGTTGTCTCCAAAGCCTCAGaagaagggtttggagcaggcGTGCGGTGCCAGCCACTCCAAGGACAGCGTGCTGAGTCCCAAGGCGTCTGCGGGGCAGCAGCACTAcgggcacagcagctccacgCCCATGAACACGCGGATCGAGCCCTACTACAGCGTGTACAACAGCAGCCCCTCGGCGGAGGTGAGCACTCCTCACAGCCTGCAGCCCGCGGGCTTCGCCTTCGCCAAGCCCTGCATCCCTGCGCTCCATCCCTCCGGCAGCGCAGGGCGGGACATACCGCTGCCCTCCGTGTAG